Proteins encoded within one genomic window of Haloarcula marismortui ATCC 43049:
- a CDS encoding carbohydrate-binding domain-containing protein, which produces MTNEEQNRSHDSEEVSREDRRPTDTTVVDRRTCLKLAGIATASLAGCTGKGGPTTVSSTAQFGYGGEPAVTSQLAAVDVSDVAGDASVAKSVSSLNVGSPLSTTLSPSSSDLFTFRPDTEDVTVKFTPGPGTGPAALGVFNPDGELVSQAYASSAAPVYLPESLSTSATYYLQVMDIGRSGGDYSLTLSTGNTTQSQSPYEGTVRSIPGRIQAQNFDIGGEGEAYHDTSNGNIYGSANRDTDVDIRPTGDESGKYNVGYFQAGEWLEYTTTVSPGTYDISLRVASALSDGQLELFLGDRALATITIPKTGDWTSWETVTVEDIEITTEQQSTLRVEALDSGVEFNWVEFERVDGQDPYNGTPATIPGRIQAQNYDTGGEGIAYSDTTASNEYDTGYRDTDVDIRETQDSTGEYNVGYFEDGEWLEYSADVSPGQYDIKVRVATTRDDRKLRFTLGEQTLGTLDVPNTGDWTAWTTATLEDVNIDADGQQVLRVEAVGSGIDFNWAEFVVAGNQPFDGVPVLPGRVQAQNYDLGGEGVAYHDTTAGSEYDLDYRDSDVDIRQTQDVSGEYNVGYFEDGEWLEYTVEVPTGTYIIDVRVATTRDDRQLRVSIDGDRVGTVAVPNTGDWTTWETATLPDVTVDSGGEHVIQVKAVGSGIDFNWFEFRDAAKTETETATPTETETATPTETATPTPTETETATPTETATPTPTETETATDDLGSEGYGMGGYGGTQ; this is translated from the coding sequence GTGACCAACGAAGAACAGAATCGCTCGCACGACAGTGAAGAGGTGTCGCGGGAGGACAGGAGGCCGACGGACACGACCGTCGTAGACCGACGCACATGCCTGAAATTAGCAGGCATTGCCACCGCGTCCCTGGCGGGATGTACCGGTAAAGGTGGTCCTACCACAGTCAGTTCGACGGCACAGTTCGGCTACGGCGGCGAGCCAGCAGTGACGTCCCAGCTCGCCGCGGTCGATGTTTCGGATGTGGCCGGAGACGCCAGCGTGGCGAAGTCGGTCAGCAGCCTCAACGTCGGGTCTCCGCTCTCGACGACGCTGTCTCCGAGCTCGTCCGACCTCTTCACGTTTCGGCCCGACACCGAGGACGTGACGGTCAAGTTTACACCCGGCCCCGGCACGGGGCCCGCTGCCCTTGGGGTGTTCAACCCCGACGGCGAACTGGTGTCGCAGGCGTACGCGAGTTCGGCGGCCCCCGTGTATCTCCCGGAATCGCTCTCTACCAGTGCGACATATTACCTGCAAGTCATGGACATCGGTCGGAGCGGTGGCGATTACTCGCTGACCCTCTCGACCGGCAACACGACGCAGTCCCAGTCTCCGTACGAGGGAACAGTCCGGTCGATTCCGGGCCGTATCCAGGCCCAGAACTTCGACATCGGCGGCGAAGGCGAGGCGTATCACGACACGTCCAACGGGAACATCTACGGGTCCGCCAACCGGGACACCGACGTGGACATCCGACCGACGGGAGACGAGTCCGGGAAGTACAACGTCGGCTACTTCCAGGCCGGAGAGTGGCTCGAATACACGACCACTGTCTCGCCGGGGACGTACGATATCAGCCTGCGAGTCGCGTCGGCGCTCTCGGACGGCCAACTCGAACTGTTCCTTGGCGACCGGGCCCTCGCGACCATCACCATTCCCAAGACGGGCGACTGGACCTCGTGGGAGACCGTCACAGTAGAGGACATCGAAATAACGACCGAACAGCAATCGACGCTGCGGGTCGAGGCGCTGGACTCCGGCGTGGAGTTCAACTGGGTCGAGTTTGAGAGAGTCGATGGGCAAGACCCCTACAACGGGACGCCCGCCACGATTCCCGGCCGTATCCAGGCCCAGAACTACGACACGGGTGGGGAGGGCATCGCGTACTCCGACACGACGGCCAGCAACGAGTACGACACCGGGTACCGCGACACCGACGTCGACATCCGGGAAACCCAAGACAGCACCGGGGAGTACAACGTCGGCTACTTCGAGGACGGCGAGTGGCTCGAATACTCCGCCGACGTCTCGCCGGGCCAGTACGACATCAAGGTCCGCGTGGCGACGACCCGGGACGACAGAAAGCTCCGGTTCACGCTCGGCGAGCAGACGCTCGGAACACTCGACGTCCCGAACACGGGCGACTGGACGGCGTGGACAACCGCGACCCTGGAGGACGTAAACATCGACGCCGACGGGCAGCAGGTTCTCCGGGTCGAGGCCGTCGGCTCCGGCATCGACTTCAACTGGGCCGAGTTCGTCGTCGCCGGCAACCAGCCGTTCGATGGCGTCCCGGTTCTGCCGGGTCGGGTGCAGGCCCAGAACTACGACCTCGGGGGCGAGGGCGTGGCGTACCACGACACCACCGCCGGGAGCGAGTACGACCTCGACTACCGCGACTCCGACGTTGACATCCGGCAGACGCAGGACGTCTCCGGGGAGTACAACGTCGGCTACTTCGAGGACGGCGAGTGGCTCGAATACACCGTGGAGGTGCCGACCGGAACCTACATCATCGACGTCCGGGTGGCGACGACCCGTGACGACAGGCAACTGCGGGTGTCGATCGACGGCGACCGGGTCGGCACGGTGGCTGTCCCGAACACGGGCGACTGGACTACCTGGGAGACGGCGACGCTTCCGGATGTGACGGTCGATTCCGGTGGCGAACACGTCATCCAGGTCAAGGCGGTCGGTTCCGGTATCGACTTCAACTGGTTCGAGTTCCGGGACGCGGCCAAAACGGAGACCGAAACCGCGACGCCGACGGAGACCGAGACGGCCACACCGACTGAAACGGCGACGCCGACACCGACGGAGACCGAGACGGCCACACCGACTGAAACGGCGACGCCGACACCGACGGAGACCGAGACCGCGACCGACGACCTCGGCAGCGAAGGCTATGGGATGGGTGGGTACGGGGGTACCCAGTAA